A genomic segment from Lignipirellula cremea encodes:
- a CDS encoding FHA domain-containing protein, giving the protein MSVNITLRVLDGSDRGRVFDDLSAPITIGREEGNTIQLNDERVSRYHVKIQEDHDKLVLTDLESTNGTKVNGEDIQLRILRFGDMITVGRSVLLYGTREQIAQRLARLRGENVEALDPAHKFAPAEFGVSWDDDDSEYQSVLHALDPPELPERLSPGQAAQLSELIEYFHIRLRRLASSVDTERKGERVSLDGGQWQNVLDLQSRMVEYLRNIGEPPDEPHNGNGH; this is encoded by the coding sequence ATGTCCGTGAATATTACTTTACGAGTTCTCGACGGTTCTGATCGCGGCCGGGTCTTTGACGACCTGTCGGCGCCGATCACGATCGGCCGTGAAGAAGGCAATACGATCCAGCTGAACGACGAACGCGTCAGCCGGTATCATGTCAAAATTCAAGAAGATCACGACAAGCTCGTCCTGACCGACCTGGAAAGCACCAACGGCACCAAAGTCAACGGCGAGGACATTCAACTGCGGATCCTGCGTTTCGGCGACATGATCACGGTCGGCCGCAGCGTGCTGCTGTACGGCACGCGGGAACAAATCGCCCAGCGTCTGGCCCGTTTGCGGGGGGAAAATGTCGAGGCGCTGGACCCGGCCCACAAGTTCGCCCCGGCGGAATTTGGCGTCTCCTGGGACGATGACGATTCCGAATACCAGTCCGTCCTGCACGCCCTCGACCCGCCTGAATTGCCGGAACGACTTTCCCCCGGACAGGCGGCCCAGCTGTCGGAGCTGATCGAATACTTCCACATCCGTTTGCGGCGTCTGGCCTCCTCGGTCGACACGGAACGGAAAGGGGAGCGAGTCAGCCTGGACGGCGGCCAGTGGCAGAACGTCCTCGACCTGCAGTCCCGCATGGTTGAATATCTACGCAACATCGGCGAACCGCCGGACGAGCCCCACAACGGCAACGGCCACTAA
- a CDS encoding PQQ-binding-like beta-propeller repeat protein, producing the protein MMRLSLYGAGGLLAVLAFLTGCQDEPPTAPTASVVAAGPAANASAPTDSPLPAETSHAVAAPAAEPRPATPIKDTPAANVAPVPVKKADWPGFLGPQRNGLIAPANWSPELSRGVKTVWRTNVGIGYSSISVAGGKAYTMGYRDGRDEIFCFDALTGEQIWKIDYECSLVDNLHDGGPGATPTVDGDWVYTLSRDGHFHCLNAATGEIRWLVMTPKLTGVERPEWGLTSSPLIDGDLAIVEVGAVLAVNKNTGEVVWQSDKYAPGYGSPVLFPHQGQKLIAVLNNEGLLLVSAETGKTIAREPSITTDYSTNSATPVLLDGDLFISTGYQRGCSRWKLVDGSLERVFETRAVSSHMANCVQVGDYLYGIDGNSHSSRNCKLVCVDSRTGQRLWEERGCGCGSVLTNGRELLMLTEDGRLVTVAASPDGYKEIAQKPVLSATCWTPPAVAGRHCYCRNAAGDLVCVELPPAGDAK; encoded by the coding sequence ATGATGCGTTTATCCCTTTACGGCGCCGGCGGTCTGCTGGCCGTGCTCGCGTTCCTGACTGGCTGCCAGGACGAACCCCCAACCGCCCCCACGGCGTCGGTTGTCGCTGCCGGTCCGGCCGCGAACGCCTCGGCGCCGACCGACTCGCCCCTTCCCGCCGAGACGTCCCACGCGGTCGCAGCACCCGCCGCGGAGCCTCGTCCTGCGACGCCCATCAAAGATACGCCCGCCGCGAACGTCGCGCCGGTCCCGGTGAAGAAGGCGGACTGGCCCGGCTTCCTGGGGCCGCAGCGGAACGGCCTGATCGCGCCGGCCAACTGGTCGCCCGAGCTGTCCCGCGGCGTGAAAACAGTCTGGCGGACCAATGTCGGCATCGGCTACAGTTCCATCTCGGTGGCCGGCGGCAAAGCGTACACCATGGGCTATCGCGACGGGCGCGATGAAATCTTCTGCTTCGATGCGCTCACCGGCGAGCAGATCTGGAAGATCGATTACGAATGCTCGCTGGTCGACAACCTGCACGACGGCGGCCCCGGAGCCACGCCGACCGTCGACGGCGACTGGGTCTATACGCTCAGCCGCGACGGCCATTTCCATTGCCTCAACGCCGCCACAGGCGAAATCCGCTGGCTGGTGATGACGCCCAAACTGACTGGCGTCGAACGACCCGAGTGGGGCCTGACTTCGTCCCCGCTGATCGATGGCGACCTGGCGATCGTCGAAGTCGGAGCCGTGCTGGCGGTCAATAAAAACACGGGCGAGGTCGTCTGGCAGAGCGACAAATACGCCCCCGGCTATGGCTCGCCCGTGCTCTTCCCGCACCAGGGCCAGAAGCTGATCGCCGTGCTCAACAACGAAGGGCTGTTGCTGGTCTCCGCCGAAACCGGCAAAACGATCGCGCGGGAACCCAGCATCACGACCGACTACAGCACCAACAGCGCGACGCCGGTGCTGCTGGACGGCGATCTGTTCATTTCGACAGGCTACCAGCGCGGCTGCTCCCGCTGGAAGCTGGTCGACGGCAGCCTGGAACGGGTGTTCGAAACGCGGGCCGTTTCCAGCCACATGGCGAACTGCGTGCAAGTCGGCGATTACTTGTACGGCATCGACGGGAACTCGCACAGCTCCCGTAACTGCAAGCTGGTGTGCGTGGATTCGCGCACCGGCCAGCGGTTGTGGGAGGAGCGCGGCTGCGGCTGCGGCAGCGTGCTGACCAACGGACGAGAGCTGTTGATGCTGACCGAAGACGGCCGGCTGGTCACCGTCGCCGCTTCGCCCGACGGCTACAAAGAGATTGCCCAGAAGCCCGTGCTATCGGCGACCTGCTGGACTCCGCCGGCGGTGGCCGGTCGGCATTGCTATTGCCGGAATGCGGCGGGCGACCTGGTCTGTGTGGAACTGCCGCCCGCAGGCGACGCGAAGTAA
- a CDS encoding DUF1559 family PulG-like putative transporter, with the protein MSFFARGRRQTAGRLGFTLVELLVVMAIIAILVAILLPATQAAREAARRSRCKNNIRQVALAVHSFHEANNCFPYATIDYAPHDGAPSTDNPAKWHTGFVQILPFMEGDVIASRWDTKLARASTVDTDGDGYTNYMLTQMVIPTLTCPSMTPPSAPLADNRGPCSYLFSSGTPEASLLHYWSYYDVPEPQYNGAIVPVITYNADPANPSPNRRATDMKSIIDGTTNTYLLGETDFAPQGTPSTAYGGVWAMGYAGYTWGTTYHPFNNHKNTETVYGAFRSQHPNGAHFAMVDGSVAFTSDSIEPLTYAALSTRAGREIVSEGKVLLPTAVTPDEDD; encoded by the coding sequence ATGTCTTTCTTTGCACGTGGTCGTCGTCAAACGGCCGGCCGACTCGGTTTTACGCTGGTCGAGTTGCTGGTGGTGATGGCGATTATCGCCATTCTCGTCGCCATTTTATTGCCTGCCACCCAGGCGGCCCGCGAGGCGGCTCGCCGTTCCCGCTGCAAGAACAACATTCGCCAGGTCGCTTTGGCCGTGCATAGCTTCCACGAGGCGAACAATTGCTTCCCGTACGCCACGATTGACTACGCCCCCCACGACGGCGCGCCGAGCACCGACAACCCGGCCAAGTGGCATACGGGCTTTGTGCAGATTTTGCCCTTCATGGAAGGCGACGTCATCGCCAGTCGCTGGGACACCAAACTGGCGCGGGCCAGCACGGTCGATACCGACGGCGACGGCTACACCAATTACATGCTGACGCAGATGGTGATTCCCACCTTGACCTGCCCCTCAATGACGCCGCCCAGCGCCCCGCTGGCCGATAATCGCGGGCCGTGCAGCTATCTATTTTCGTCCGGCACGCCGGAAGCCTCGCTGCTCCATTACTGGAGCTACTACGATGTGCCGGAACCGCAGTACAACGGCGCCATTGTTCCCGTGATTACTTACAACGCCGATCCGGCCAACCCCAGCCCCAACCGCCGGGCGACGGATATGAAGTCGATCATCGACGGCACGACCAACACCTATCTGCTGGGCGAAACCGACTTTGCCCCGCAGGGCACGCCTTCGACCGCTTACGGCGGGGTCTGGGCGATGGGTTACGCCGGCTACACCTGGGGCACGACGTATCATCCGTTCAACAACCACAAGAACACAGAGACCGTGTACGGCGCCTTCCGCAGCCAGCATCCCAACGGGGCCCACTTCGCCATGGTGGATGGTTCGGTCGCGTTCACTTCCGACTCGATCGAGCCGTTGACGTACGCCGCCCTGTCGACCCGCGCGGGACGCGAGATTGTGTCCGAAGGGAAAGTCCTGCTGCCGACCGCGGTCACGCCCGACGAAGACGACTAG
- a CDS encoding sodium:solute symporter family protein, with amino-acid sequence MQVLDYIVLGGYFVAMIAIGIWCSLRIKKQEDFFMGGRGFGKLLQTFAAFGAGTGSQDPITVGRTTWTSGLSGIWSALLWLFVTPFYWITAVWYRRMRHLTLADWWVERYESKPIGVAYCLFAFVFQILYLSTMFSAISKVAQPLLGTEAVLALTKLIGSTDPGDLRFTLVPTIAVVVVVYGVLGGLAAAYWTDLIQGLCIILLSVILIPAGLSQLVTQFGDQYQVAGTGDPVSGLSNGFSIMHERLSSDYFQLFGGPSSGEFPPHYIIALTMLGLIGIVVQPHFIATGGGSAKSENAARIGLVTGNFLKRACTIGWAITALVALALLAGDMQTVQDPDEIWGIATERLLAPLGVGLVGLMLACLLAAMMSSADCYMLIASALFVRNIYAAYFVPKASEAQYVFVGRLMSFLIVFGAASMAIFFNDVFKQYVLSLEFAAMFGAPFWLGIWWRRASTGGAWLTVSVSLTLFFVLPALAPMIYPPLVDNPAYTRTTDVVTKVTHRLATPVDAERRQAEIDYWDHSQVALQAAKEEFSRTRWILDVDSVSEGDRLPTEADVASYQKALAGLKTAKAAIKGPRPEPVVTGQPYEHVLKFGGNPIFWTSLKTIDSKGNQQEGEPVETENSNGNVVVTTRAEPRGVFQGEGSFDFTLAAYDGLGFDLTNVTKPTLVTLRYIPLLSLPFILMVVFSLMTPPNSEAGLNRYYAKMRTPVLPEPDEDVKELEKSYAQPHRFESKRLFKFWGLEIQKPSLFDVGGFFASVAICLVFLAVAWWLANLGAF; translated from the coding sequence ATGCAAGTTTTGGATTATATTGTGCTGGGAGGATACTTCGTGGCGATGATCGCCATCGGTATCTGGTGCTCCCTGCGGATCAAAAAGCAGGAAGACTTTTTCATGGGCGGCCGCGGCTTTGGCAAGCTGCTGCAGACATTCGCCGCGTTTGGCGCCGGCACCGGTTCGCAGGATCCGATCACCGTGGGCCGCACCACCTGGACCAGCGGTTTGAGCGGCATCTGGAGTGCGTTGCTGTGGCTGTTTGTGACGCCCTTTTACTGGATTACGGCGGTCTGGTACCGTCGCATGCGGCACCTGACGCTGGCCGACTGGTGGGTCGAGCGGTACGAAAGCAAGCCGATTGGCGTGGCGTACTGTTTGTTCGCCTTTGTGTTCCAGATCTTGTATTTGTCGACGATGTTTTCCGCCATTTCCAAGGTGGCCCAGCCGCTGCTGGGAACCGAGGCGGTGCTGGCGCTGACAAAGCTTATAGGATCGACCGATCCAGGCGATCTGAGGTTCACGCTGGTTCCCACAATTGCGGTCGTGGTGGTGGTCTACGGCGTGCTGGGCGGTCTGGCGGCGGCCTACTGGACCGACCTGATCCAGGGGCTGTGCATTATTCTGCTGTCGGTGATTTTGATCCCGGCCGGCTTGAGTCAGCTGGTCACCCAGTTTGGCGATCAGTACCAGGTCGCCGGCACGGGCGATCCGGTCAGCGGGCTGAGTAACGGCTTTTCGATCATGCACGAGCGGCTGTCCAGCGACTACTTTCAGCTGTTTGGCGGGCCGTCGTCAGGCGAATTTCCGCCGCACTATATCATCGCTTTGACCATGCTGGGCCTGATTGGCATTGTGGTGCAGCCGCACTTTATCGCCACGGGGGGCGGCTCGGCCAAAAGCGAAAACGCCGCTCGTATCGGTCTGGTGACCGGTAACTTTTTGAAACGCGCCTGCACGATCGGCTGGGCGATTACGGCCCTGGTGGCGCTCGCGCTCTTGGCAGGCGATATGCAAACGGTGCAGGACCCGGACGAAATCTGGGGCATTGCCACCGAGCGTTTGTTGGCTCCGCTGGGAGTGGGGCTGGTCGGTTTGATGCTGGCCTGTCTGCTGGCGGCGATGATGTCGTCGGCCGACTGTTACATGCTGATTGCTTCCGCCCTGTTTGTGCGGAATATCTACGCGGCCTACTTTGTGCCAAAGGCAAGCGAAGCGCAGTATGTGTTTGTCGGGCGACTGATGAGCTTTCTGATTGTGTTTGGCGCCGCGTCGATGGCGATCTTCTTTAACGACGTGTTCAAACAGTACGTGCTATCGCTGGAATTCGCGGCCATGTTTGGCGCCCCGTTCTGGCTGGGGATCTGGTGGCGTCGGGCCTCCACCGGCGGCGCCTGGTTGACCGTCAGTGTTTCGCTGACGCTGTTCTTTGTGTTGCCGGCGCTGGCGCCGATGATCTACCCGCCCCTGGTCGATAACCCGGCTTACACCCGCACCACCGACGTGGTGACCAAGGTGACGCATCGCCTGGCCACGCCGGTCGACGCCGAGCGTCGCCAGGCGGAGATTGACTACTGGGACCATTCCCAGGTCGCCCTGCAGGCGGCGAAAGAGGAATTTTCGCGGACCCGCTGGATCCTCGACGTCGATTCGGTCAGCGAAGGCGACCGACTGCCGACCGAGGCCGATGTCGCCAGTTACCAGAAAGCTCTGGCCGGATTGAAAACCGCCAAGGCCGCCATCAAGGGCCCTCGTCCGGAGCCGGTCGTTACCGGACAGCCGTATGAGCACGTGCTGAAATTCGGCGGCAACCCGATCTTCTGGACCAGTCTCAAAACGATCGACTCGAAAGGGAACCAGCAGGAAGGGGAGCCGGTCGAAACGGAAAACTCCAACGGCAACGTGGTCGTCACCACCCGGGCCGAACCGCGGGGCGTGTTCCAGGGGGAAGGCTCATTCGACTTTACGCTGGCCGCTTACGACGGGCTGGGTTTCGATCTGACAAACGTCACCAAGCCGACGCTGGTCACCCTGCGTTACATTCCGTTGCTGTCGCTGCCGTTCATCCTGATGGTCGTTTTCAGCCTGATGACGCCCCCCAACAGCGAAGCGGGCCTCAACCGCTATTACGCCAAAATGCGGACGCCCGTTCTGCCGGAACCCGATGAGGATGTCAAGGAACTGGAGAAATCGTACGCCCAACCGCATCGGTTTGAATCGAAGCGGCTGTTCAAGTTCTGGGGCCTGGAAATCCAGAAGCCGTCGCTGTTTGACGTGGGCGGCTTTTTCGCCAGCGTGGCGATCTGCCTGGTCTTCCTCGCCGTCGCCTGGTGGCTGGCCAACCTGGGCGCCTTCTAA
- a CDS encoding RNA 2'-phosphotransferase gives MDDKQRKHLSKFLSLVLRHEPQKIGLQLDPAGWTPIADLLAAFAAAGRPIDRNQLEEVVATNDKKRFAISDDGQRIRANQGHSVAVELGYEPAVPPETLYHGTVARFLPSIREQGLIRGERSHVHLSRSRETAVAVGSRRGQPVILQVQAAAMQAAGHPFFLTPNQVWLTDAVPPEFIEFPLQE, from the coding sequence ATGGACGACAAACAGCGCAAACATCTCAGCAAATTCCTGAGCCTGGTCCTGCGGCACGAGCCGCAGAAAATTGGGCTCCAGCTCGATCCTGCCGGCTGGACGCCGATCGCCGATCTGCTGGCCGCCTTCGCCGCCGCCGGTCGTCCGATCGATCGAAACCAGCTGGAAGAGGTCGTAGCGACCAACGACAAAAAGCGCTTCGCCATCAGCGACGACGGCCAGCGGATCCGGGCCAACCAGGGTCACTCGGTCGCCGTCGAGCTGGGCTACGAGCCGGCCGTCCCCCCGGAAACCCTGTATCACGGCACGGTCGCTCGCTTCCTCCCCTCCATTCGAGAGCAAGGGCTGATTCGCGGCGAGCGTTCGCACGTGCATCTTTCCCGCTCGCGGGAAACGGCCGTCGCGGTCGGCTCCCGTCGCGGCCAGCCGGTGATTCTCCAGGTGCAAGCGGCCGCCATGCAGGCCGCCGGCCATCCGTTCTTTCTGACCCCCAACCAGGTCTGGCTCACCGACGCCGTGCCGCCTGAGTTTATCGAATTCCCTCTGCAGGAATGA
- the hemW gene encoding radical SAM family heme chaperone HemW — translation MPPRAAYVHAPFCRHRCGYCNFTVIAGRDDLFARYLAALTLELERLPDDSEVDTLFFGGGTPTHFDPAVLEELLRLVQARLPLAPGGELSVEANPIDLTPEKTELLARHGVNRISMGMQSFNARKLAVLERDHRADDIFQAYERVRATTRSISLDLIFAAPGETLADWQADLRQAIALQPDHISTYGLTYEQGAAFWGRRERGELASAEEELEALMYEAALDELTAAGYEHYEVSNFARPGHRCRHNETYWLGREYFALGPGAARYVDGWRESNHRSVLTWMRRLEAGESPVVDRERLPPEERARERLVFGLRRLEGIDRHAFAAETGYTIEALGEVALADFLQHRLLEIVDDQLRLTRAGLLVSDSLWPSFLE, via the coding sequence ATGCCGCCGCGGGCCGCCTATGTGCATGCTCCCTTTTGTCGACATCGGTGCGGCTATTGCAACTTCACCGTGATCGCGGGCCGCGACGATCTGTTTGCCCGCTACCTGGCCGCCCTGACGCTTGAGCTGGAGCGTCTGCCGGACGACAGCGAGGTCGATACGCTGTTTTTCGGCGGCGGCACGCCGACGCACTTTGATCCGGCCGTGCTGGAAGAACTGTTACGCCTGGTCCAGGCCCGCTTGCCGCTGGCGCCTGGCGGCGAGCTGAGCGTCGAGGCGAATCCGATCGATTTAACGCCTGAAAAAACAGAGCTGCTGGCCCGGCACGGCGTGAATCGGATCAGTATGGGGATGCAGTCGTTCAACGCCCGGAAACTGGCGGTGCTGGAACGCGATCACCGGGCGGACGATATCTTCCAGGCGTACGAGCGGGTGCGGGCCACGACGCGGTCGATCTCGCTCGACCTGATCTTTGCGGCGCCTGGCGAAACCCTGGCCGACTGGCAGGCCGATCTGCGGCAGGCGATCGCCCTGCAGCCGGATCATATCTCCACCTATGGTCTCACTTATGAACAGGGAGCCGCGTTCTGGGGACGGCGGGAGCGGGGAGAGTTGGCATCCGCGGAAGAAGAGCTGGAAGCATTGATGTATGAAGCGGCCCTCGATGAGCTCACCGCGGCCGGTTATGAACACTACGAAGTCAGCAACTTCGCCCGGCCCGGGCATCGCTGTCGGCATAACGAAACGTACTGGCTGGGCCGCGAGTACTTCGCCCTGGGGCCAGGCGCCGCCCGGTATGTGGATGGCTGGCGGGAATCGAACCACCGCAGTGTGCTGACCTGGATGCGGCGGCTAGAAGCGGGTGAATCGCCGGTGGTCGACCGGGAACGACTGCCGCCGGAGGAACGGGCGCGGGAGCGTCTGGTGTTTGGGCTGCGTCGGCTGGAAGGGATTGATCGGCACGCGTTCGCCGCGGAGACTGGCTACACGATCGAAGCCCTGGGCGAGGTCGCCCTGGCCGACTTCCTGCAGCATCGACTGCTGGAGATTGTCGACGACCAGTTGAGACTCACACGAGCCGGCCTGCTGGTCAGCGATTCGCTCTGGCCCAGCTTTCTGGAATAG
- a CDS encoding dihydroorotase, with the protein MPRLLIENGRLIDPSQELDRVGNLLIEDGRIAAYDVSPHGDEQRIDAAGRIVAPGLIDLHVQLREPGAEEDETVATGSAAALAGGFTSIVCLPNTAPPIDTPAGVQYVRQRANRAAGCNVFVLASVSKERAGEELSEIGALVEAGAVGFTDAPRPIHNAELLRRAFQYSSMFDKPVFNHPEMLELSRGGVMHEGLVSLVLGLPGMPAEAEDVMTARDLRLAEATGGRLHLMNISTSGSVDLIRRAKDRGVAVTAEICSQHFTLTDESMRTFDPNCKVIPPFRSEDHIAACIQGLRDGVIDVICSGHAPRALEKKMQELDQAPYGMINLETALALAITRLIYVEGFSWSQLLATMTCNPARVLRLEKGTLQIGADADVTIINPDREWEVQPPYISKSANTPLRGRRLRGKAEHVVVGGEVKYSDRQHSLK; encoded by the coding sequence ATGCCTCGACTGCTGATTGAAAATGGCCGCCTGATCGACCCCAGCCAGGAGCTGGATCGGGTCGGGAACTTGCTGATCGAGGACGGACGCATCGCTGCTTACGATGTTTCGCCCCACGGCGATGAACAGCGGATCGACGCCGCCGGCCGAATCGTGGCGCCGGGACTGATCGACCTGCATGTCCAGCTGCGCGAGCCGGGCGCCGAAGAGGACGAAACGGTCGCCACCGGTTCTGCGGCCGCCCTGGCCGGCGGCTTTACTTCGATCGTCTGTCTGCCCAACACGGCGCCGCCCATCGATACGCCCGCCGGCGTGCAGTATGTCCGCCAACGGGCCAACCGGGCCGCCGGCTGCAACGTGTTTGTGCTGGCCTCGGTCAGCAAGGAACGGGCCGGCGAAGAGCTGTCGGAGATTGGCGCCCTGGTGGAAGCCGGCGCGGTCGGCTTTACCGATGCGCCGCGGCCCATTCATAACGCCGAGTTGCTGCGACGGGCATTCCAGTACAGCTCCATGTTCGACAAACCCGTTTTCAATCACCCGGAAATGCTGGAGCTGTCCCGCGGCGGGGTGATGCACGAAGGGCTGGTGTCGCTGGTGCTGGGGCTGCCGGGCATGCCGGCCGAAGCGGAAGATGTAATGACGGCCCGCGATCTGCGACTGGCCGAAGCGACCGGCGGACGACTGCATCTGATGAACATCTCCACCTCGGGCAGCGTCGATCTGATCCGCCGGGCCAAGGACCGCGGCGTCGCCGTGACGGCCGAGATCTGCTCGCAACATTTCACCCTGACCGACGAAAGCATGCGCACTTTCGACCCCAACTGTAAAGTGATCCCGCCGTTCCGCTCGGAGGATCATATTGCCGCCTGCATCCAAGGGCTGCGCGACGGCGTGATCGACGTGATCTGCAGCGGCCATGCGCCCCGGGCGCTGGAGAAGAAAATGCAGGAGCTGGACCAGGCGCCCTACGGCATGATCAATCTGGAAACAGCGCTGGCCCTGGCGATTACCCGGCTGATCTACGTCGAAGGCTTCTCCTGGAGCCAGCTGCTGGCGACGATGACGTGCAACCCGGCCCGCGTGCTGCGGCTGGAAAAAGGGACGCTGCAGATCGGCGCCGACGCCGATGTCACCATCATCAACCCTGATCGGGAGTGGGAAGTGCAGCCGCCGTACATTTCCAAGAGCGCGAACACCCCCTTGCGCGGTCGCCGCCTGCGCGGCAAAGCCGAGCATGTCGTGGTCGGCGGGGAAGTCAAATACAGCGACCGCCAGCACTCTCTAAAGTGA
- a CDS encoding outer membrane protein assembly factor BamB family protein — translation MRLRFWLQGISCAGLMLCASMASGQIPGGDWSQWRGPQRDGVNHQEKNLLRAWPEGGPEVVWKVDNVGVGYSSIAIQDGRIFTQGDLNGIEHIIALSVKDGSLLWAVQPEPVRQQLEEKVAKELAATDKNQDGQIDEAEALARFGTEFNKYDQPTAGDAEAHEKLARQRAQTLLAALDANGDGQIDGAEGAGFRDEFSRIDSEDKSADADALAAQRTAALMKELDTDGDGSLSKEEINKSPLGRTIGRADQRDPATNKADNVVTAAELTEYLAQREKGRDGFISQDELAAYHLQRNPGGDGLLSKEELTGYFGGYRNGQGDGPRGTPTVEGDRVYVEGGNGDLTCLEAATGKTIWHVNMSTDLGGGRPGWGYSESPLLLNDLVIVTPGGKQGTLAALNKMTGEVVWRSEGVTDGAHYASAVRATIGGVDQIVQITRTSAFGVTLDGKGPLWQYDGANNGTANACTPIVADDSVFTSSAYGTGGGLAKITTTAAGQSAEEEYFEKKMAVHHGGIVKIDDFLYGFGNNGLICMNFHTGDIAWHARSVSKGSLTAADGLLFLLGENHQVALAEASSGEYRELGSFKIESHGRPSWAHPVVAGGILYLRDQNSLTAYKVSQ, via the coding sequence ATGCGTTTACGTTTCTGGCTTCAAGGAATCTCCTGCGCAGGGCTGATGCTGTGCGCCAGCATGGCGTCGGGCCAAATCCCCGGCGGCGACTGGTCCCAGTGGCGCGGCCCGCAACGCGACGGCGTGAACCACCAGGAAAAGAACCTGCTGCGGGCATGGCCCGAAGGCGGGCCCGAGGTGGTCTGGAAGGTCGACAATGTGGGCGTCGGCTATTCGTCGATCGCCATCCAGGACGGTCGCATTTTCACCCAGGGCGATCTGAACGGGATTGAGCATATCATCGCCCTCAGCGTCAAGGACGGCAGCCTGCTCTGGGCCGTCCAGCCCGAGCCGGTTCGTCAGCAACTGGAAGAGAAGGTCGCCAAAGAACTGGCCGCCACCGACAAGAACCAGGACGGCCAGATCGACGAGGCCGAAGCGCTCGCTCGCTTTGGAACCGAGTTCAACAAGTACGACCAGCCCACGGCCGGCGATGCGGAAGCCCATGAAAAGCTGGCCCGCCAGCGGGCCCAGACTCTGCTGGCTGCGCTCGACGCCAATGGCGACGGACAGATCGACGGAGCCGAAGGCGCCGGCTTCCGCGATGAATTTTCCCGCATCGACAGCGAAGACAAATCGGCCGACGCCGACGCGCTGGCCGCCCAGCGGACCGCCGCCCTGATGAAAGAACTCGACACCGACGGCGACGGCAGCCTGTCGAAAGAGGAAATCAACAAGAGCCCGCTGGGCCGCACGATCGGTCGCGCCGACCAGCGCGATCCCGCCACCAACAAAGCCGATAACGTCGTCACGGCCGCGGAACTGACCGAGTACCTGGCCCAGCGGGAAAAAGGCCGCGACGGGTTCATCTCCCAGGACGAGCTGGCCGCCTATCATCTGCAACGCAACCCGGGCGGCGACGGCCTGCTCAGCAAAGAAGAGCTGACCGGCTATTTCGGCGGTTATCGTAACGGCCAGGGCGACGGCCCCCGCGGCACCCCCACCGTCGAAGGCGATCGCGTCTATGTCGAAGGCGGCAACGGCGACCTCACCTGCCTGGAAGCCGCCACCGGCAAAACGATCTGGCACGTGAACATGTCCACCGATCTGGGCGGCGGTCGTCCCGGCTGGGGTTATTCCGAATCGCCGCTGCTCCTGAACGACCTGGTCATCGTCACGCCCGGCGGCAAGCAGGGGACGCTGGCTGCTCTCAACAAAATGACGGGCGAAGTTGTCTGGCGAAGCGAAGGAGTCACCGACGGCGCCCATTACGCCTCGGCCGTTCGCGCCACCATCGGCGGCGTGGATCAGATCGTGCAGATCACGCGGACCAGCGCGTTCGGCGTAACGCTCGACGGCAAAGGCCCGCTCTGGCAGTACGACGGCGCCAACAACGGCACGGCCAACGCCTGCACGCCGATTGTCGCCGACGACAGCGTGTTCACCTCCAGCGCCTATGGCACCGGCGGCGGGCTCGCCAAAATCACCACCACCGCCGCCGGCCAGTCGGCCGAGGAAGAGTACTTTGAAAAGAAGATGGCCGTCCACCACGGCGGGATCGTCAAGATCGACGACTTCCTGTACGGCTTTGGCAACAATGGCCTGATCTGCATGAACTTCCACACCGGCGACATTGCCTGGCACGCCCGGAGCGTCAGCAAAGGCTCCCTCACGGCGGCCGATGGCCTGCTCTTCCTGCTGGGCGAGAACCACCAGGTCGCGCTGGCGGAAGCCTCCTCGGGCGAGTATCGGGAACTGGGCAGCTTCAAGATTGAATCGCACGGCCGCCCCAGCTGGGCCCATCCGGTCGTCGCCGGCGGCATCCTGTACCTGCGCGACCAGAACTCGCTCACTGCCTACAAAGTGAGCCAGTAA